The region CGAATCGGTCAGCGGCAAAAACAGCACGTCACGGTCGTTCATCTCGAAAAACTTTGCCGTTTTGATGGCCGACACCAAATTGCAAATGCCGGAAATGCCCAACAGCTTGAGCTGGTCGACCGTCGCCGCCGGGACCCCCTGTTTCTGCAAGAACGCACGGCCGGCGTCTTCGTTGAATAGCCGCAACAGGGCCAGGCATTGCTCGTCGTCAATGGCGCACACCACGTCGGTATTGCGCACATTGTGAATCCAGGGGACGTGCTTATCGCCAATGCCTTCAATGCGATGGTCGCCAAAGCCGCACTGCAATAGCGTCGGACATTGCAAACTTTCGGTCGCTACCACGCGCACGGCCGGATATTTGGTGCGCAGAAAATCGCCGGCGGCGATGGTGCCCGCGCTGCCAGTGGCGGAGATATAGCCAGATAGGCGCTGGCCCGGCTGGGCTATGCGGCGAAAAATCTCGTCGACGATGCCGCCGGTCAGATGGTAGTGCCAGGCGGCGTTGCCGAATTCTTCGAACTGGTTGAAGATGACACAATCGGGCCGAGTGCGCTTGATTTCCCAGCACTTGTCGTAAATTTCTTTGACATTCGCTTCGCCGCCGGGGGTTTTAATCACTTCCGCCCCAATGGAAGCCAGCCACTCGAAGCGCTCCCGCGACATTTGCTCCGGCAAAATGGCCACGGCGGTGCAGCCCAACAGCGCGCTATCGAATGCGCCGCCACGGCAATAATTTCCGGTGCTGGGCCAAACGGCTTTTTGCGTGGTGGGATCGAATTGGCCAGAAACAAGTCGCGGAACCAGGCACCCGAAGGCCGCGCCAACCTTGTGCGCCCCGGTGGGAAAATACTTGCCGATCAGGCCAA is a window of Pirellulales bacterium DNA encoding:
- a CDS encoding pyridoxal-phosphate dependent enzyme; protein product: MPIGYEQVLEKTVRRCRERNIVVPTFAQLKDPEKIPPAVRTRLGSVGLNEIDPANLFRISWKNEPKPKGGGYNQGNWVEFPSALTGVPSRIVGLIGKYFPTGAHKVGAAFGCLVPRLVSGQFDPTTQKAVWPSTGNYCRGGAFDSALLGCTAVAILPEQMSRERFEWLASIGAEVIKTPGGEANVKEIYDKCWEIKRTRPDCVIFNQFEEFGNAAWHYHLTGGIVDEIFRRIAQPGQRLSGYISATGSAGTIAAGDFLRTKYPAVRVVATESLQCPTLLQCGFGDHRIEGIGDKHVPWIHNVRNTDVVCAIDDEQCLALLRLFNEDAGRAFLQKQGVPAATVDQLKLLGISGICNLVSAIKTAKFFEMNDRDVLFLPLTDSLELYGSRLEEMQQQHGPYTELNAARHFGRYLEGIGADTMRELGYQDRKQLHNFKYFTWVEQQQRTADDLRRLWDPDFWTEMFAQVTEWDRQIETFNKAVAAA